A window from Candidatus Hydrogenedens sp. encodes these proteins:
- the cas10 gene encoding type III-A CRISPR-associated protein Cas10/Csm1: protein MTEKNINIKETIEKVALSALLHDIGKFWQRTGQEKPFSQQEKEYFNTYEHALWSGCFIEKYVNEADIYRWALHHHIKELDEWQMKVIKLSDWLSSGERNVFEHVKNQNTEAEPPTCRNSTARLENIFDNLELDNNKAEKTNQKTYFKLSKYPDYSRDNFFPQSFHEGNSNEYTTLWNEFITDLKFLGWSETNKLNLPYSTWLSLLKKYTSRIPSATPTQKQKIFPDISLFQHLRITSAISACLSHSYLNKTITDNDIDQMINSWSKNLSQSEPSANPDTNDLSQIEVATFLCGDISGIQEYIYSIPTKGATKQLKARSFLLQLICEFIAIYICEQFDLPPANIIYSGGGRFFILLPKNAKEKVEELNKKISDELLNYMKGDLHLLLATTPVKLSHFEKGKFTEVWKSVTREIGKRKQQKYSIFQTEERYNDIFGTMDKNKYPVSEYFLAGNPEEDDSQQMEEIGKNLRNAKWMVRKIETKVNEDNPPPLQFINSLGFNYEFYNELKEINLDNVVEITFLDKFDITSTITQILCNKYDKISLAFRPFASYWPSLKENLDVNKRPLEKDDNRYPPLAPAQFKDFAKTTQGPEKIAIFRADVDSLGEIFQKGLSENNTLSRSAMLSSALSDFFEGYINHLAQQESYKGTIGIVYSGGDDLFIVGSWDKVIDFAFQLREDFSDYTHERLSFSGGIIIIEDSIPIRLSAKMAEAAESQAKSYTRNISNNGSFKENKKDAIVIFDTPIGYEEKDTILKIKEQLLKLSAEEINGVINKLFEIINVYQKQKAKETKYLLQGLKDDEIKKLVVLDRWKWLLVYGLRKYTKKESDANQIITEIITEIQDDLLNQTNRAYKLEDKLGAVLRWVEFLTRDKKD from the coding sequence ATGACGGAAAAAAACATCAACATAAAAGAAACAATTGAAAAAGTTGCCCTTTCTGCATTATTACACGACATCGGAAAATTCTGGCAACGAACAGGACAAGAAAAGCCTTTCTCACAACAGGAAAAGGAATATTTTAATACTTATGAACATGCTTTATGGAGTGGTTGCTTTATAGAAAAATATGTTAACGAAGCCGATATCTACCGTTGGGCTTTGCATCACCATATTAAAGAATTAGATGAGTGGCAAATGAAAGTCATCAAACTGTCTGATTGGCTTTCCTCTGGGGAACGGAATGTATTCGAACATGTAAAAAATCAAAATACGGAAGCAGAACCCCCAACATGTAGAAACTCTACCGCCCGCCTTGAAAATATCTTTGATAATCTTGAACTCGATAATAACAAAGCAGAAAAAACAAATCAAAAAACTTATTTCAAATTATCGAAATACCCAGACTATTCCCGTGATAATTTCTTCCCACAATCTTTTCATGAAGGGAACAGTAATGAATATACAACTCTATGGAATGAATTTATCACAGATTTAAAGTTTTTGGGATGGTCTGAAACAAACAAACTTAACCTGCCTTATTCTACATGGCTATCGCTATTGAAAAAATATACCAGTCGCATTCCTTCCGCAACACCGACGCAAAAACAAAAAATCTTCCCGGATATTAGTTTGTTTCAACACCTGCGAATCACTTCTGCAATCTCAGCTTGTCTCTCCCATAGTTATCTAAATAAGACTATAACAGACAACGATATAGACCAAATGATAAACAGCTGGAGTAAAAATCTTTCTCAATCTGAACCATCTGCTAACCCTGATACAAACGACCTATCTCAAATAGAAGTGGCTACATTCCTTTGCGGGGATATTTCCGGTATCCAGGAATACATCTACTCCATCCCAACCAAAGGAGCCACAAAACAACTCAAAGCTCGTTCTTTCTTGCTACAACTGATTTGCGAGTTTATTGCTATTTATATATGTGAACAATTTGACTTGCCTCCTGCTAACATTATCTATTCCGGTGGAGGAAGATTCTTTATACTTCTACCTAAAAATGCAAAAGAAAAGGTAGAGGAACTTAACAAAAAAATTTCCGATGAATTACTTAACTACATGAAGGGAGACCTACACCTCCTCCTTGCTACAACCCCTGTAAAATTGTCTCACTTCGAAAAAGGTAAATTTACAGAAGTATGGAAATCAGTGACTCGTGAAATTGGAAAAAGAAAACAACAAAAATATTCTATCTTTCAAACAGAAGAGCGTTACAATGACATATTCGGCACAATGGATAAAAATAAATATCCTGTTTCTGAGTATTTTCTTGCTGGAAACCCTGAAGAAGATGACTCGCAGCAAATGGAAGAAATTGGTAAAAATCTTCGTAATGCCAAATGGATGGTCCGAAAAATAGAAACAAAAGTTAATGAAGATAATCCTCCACCTCTACAGTTTATAAACAGTTTAGGATTTAACTATGAATTTTATAATGAATTAAAGGAAATAAATTTAGATAATGTAGTTGAAATTACATTCCTTGATAAATTCGACATTACTTCTACAATAACCCAAATATTATGTAATAAATACGACAAAATTTCCTTAGCTTTTCGCCCCTTTGCCAGTTACTGGCCATCTCTTAAAGAGAATCTGGATGTAAATAAAAGACCGTTAGAAAAAGACGATAACCGCTACCCGCCTTTGGCTCCTGCCCAATTTAAAGATTTTGCAAAAACAACCCAAGGACCAGAAAAAATTGCTATTTTCCGCGCCGATGTAGATAGTCTTGGGGAAATATTCCAAAAGGGACTTTCTGAAAACAATACACTTTCGCGTTCTGCTATGTTAAGCTCTGCTCTATCCGATTTCTTTGAAGGATATATAAATCATCTCGCACAACAGGAGTCCTATAAAGGAACTATCGGTATTGTATACAGCGGAGGTGATGACTTATTTATTGTTGGTTCCTGGGATAAAGTGATTGATTTCGCTTTCCAACTTAGAGAAGATTTTTCTGACTACACTCATGAAAGACTATCTTTCTCCGGAGGTATCATTATAATAGAAGACTCTATACCTATTCGTCTCTCTGCAAAAATGGCAGAGGCTGCAGAAAGTCAGGCTAAATCCTATACCCGCAATATATCCAATAACGGTTCTTTCAAAGAAAATAAAAAAGATGCTATCGTAATCTTTGACACACCTATCGGCTATGAAGAAAAAGATACTATATTAAAAATTAAGGAACAATTATTAAAATTATCGGCAGAGGAAATCAATGGTGTGATTAATAAACTTTTTGAAATTATAAATGTATATCAGAAACAAAAAGCAAAGGAAACCAAATATTTACTACAGGGACTGAAGGACGATGAAATTAAGAAACTCGTAGTACTTGACCGTTGGAAATGGTTGCTTGTATATGGATTGAGAAAATACACGAAAAAG